The genomic region TTTAGAGGAATACACTAAAAGAGTATCCACATCTGAGTTGAATAAACTTTTTAATCAGAAATTAAAAGATGTGGTGCTTTCCTCAGGTGGAAAGGAGTTAAAGTTTTATTACATAACCCAGGTTGGTGTAGAACCACCTACATTTGTTGTCTTTGTTAATGATAAATCAGCAGTCAAACAGCATCACATCAAATTTATTGAAAAACTTTTGCGAGAGACATTTAATTTTGAGTTTTCTCCCATAAGCATAAAAGTCAAACAAAGAAAATAACTTTTTATGTTAAAATAAAAAACTATGCAAAAAATTTTTGTAACAGGAAGCGCTGGTTTTATTGGATGGGCAACGTGCAGATTACTTTTAAACCAAGGTTTTACAGTTATAGGCATTGACAATGTTAATGACTACTATGACCCAAAAATTAAAGAATTAAGGCTTCAGGACTTAAGAAAATTTCAGAATTTTATTTTTTACAAGGCAGACATTGAGAATTTTGAGATACTGAAAAACATTTTTAAAACTCATAAAATAGATGCGGTTATTAATCTTGCAGCAAGAGCTGGAGTCAGAGCATCTGTTGAAAATCCCTGGGGATATCTTGACACAAATGTTAAAGGGACAATTAATCTTCTTGAATGCATTAAGGAGCACGAAATTAAAACATTTGTTCTTGCTTCCACATCAAGCGTTTATGGTGACACAGAAAGGATGCCATTCAAGGTTTCTGATGCTACAGATAAACCTCTTGCTCCTTATCCTGCTTCAAAGAAGGCTGCAGAACTTTTCTGCTACAGCTATCAC from Thermodesulfovibrio sp. 3907-1M harbors:
- a CDS encoding SDR family NAD(P)-dependent oxidoreductase, which gives rise to MQKIFVTGSAGFIGWATCRLLLNQGFTVIGIDNVNDYYDPKIKELRLQDLRKFQNFIFYKADIENFEILKNIFKTHKIDAVINLAARAGVRASVENPWGYLDTNVKGTINLLECIKEHEIKTFVLASTSSVYGDTERMPFKVSDATDKPLAPYPASKKAAELFCYSYHYLYDINTIIPRYFTVYGPFGRPDMSIFRFIKKIDSGEPITVYGDGKQKRDFTFVEDIAEATVRCLNLDGYKILNLGNDRPVELIYVINLIEELLQKKAKIQWQPRHPADIYATWADISEAKKYIGWSPKISIEEGIQITVDWFKKNRSLLQEIKI